The sequence below is a genomic window from Falco rusticolus isolate bFalRus1 chromosome 8, bFalRus1.pri, whole genome shotgun sequence.
CCCTTCCTTCCCACGCAGGAAGCGAGGGGACAGAGTGGGTTTTCTGGTGGCTGGGTGCCGAGCGGTGGGCTTCGCCATCAGGTGTGTGCCAGTGGTGCATCCATCCCCCTTCTCTCTGTCTCCCCAGCTGTGGCGGGTTCCAGGGTGCAGTTTTGCCGGCGAGCCATGGGGCAGGAGCGGAGATTTTGATGCCTCTCCCAGGAGTCCCCAGAGCCATGACTGCAACTGTGCAGACGCTGCGGTTCAAGCTGCTGCCGCATGAGCCAGGCCAGGAGTGGGggcacagctgccagcaggaaaTCGAGCGTCGCTACCAGGTGGTGCCCTCGGTGGTGTGTGCCATGTGCTGCCTCTTTGGCATCATCTACTGCTTCTTCGGTGAGCCAGGCCAGCCTGACGGCTGGTGGGGcaagcagggagaagggcaggggggagctgGAGGGGTGCTGGCCATCAAACCCCTGACTGCGGTGGTCTCTCTACAGGCTACCGCTGCTTCAAGGCCGTCATGTTCCTGACAGGGCTGATGTTTGGCtccatcatcatcttcatgCTGTGCTACAAGGAGCGGGTGCTGGACACACAGCTGAGCGTGGAGGCCTCAGTGGGCATCGGGCTGGGCATCGGTGTCCTGTGCGGGCTGGTCACCATGCTGGTGCGCAGTGTTGGCCTCTTCATGgtggggctgctcctggggctgctgctggcagtggccACGCTGGTGGTGATGGAGCAGTTCTACCACCCACCGACAGTGTGGATCCCCATTGCGCTGCTCCTAGGCGTGGGGATGCTCTTCGCCGTCCTCACCCTGCAGTGGCAGCGCTTCTTCACCACCCTCTCCACTGCTGTCTTCGGCAGCGCCGTCATGACCGTCACTGTTGACTACTTCATTGAGCTCTTCCTCCTGGTGCAGTACATCTATGAGCGCATCAAGGTGGCCCCTGCTCGCCCCGTGTGCTGGTACAGCTGGGTCATCCTGGGTGTCTGGCCGCTCCTCACCACGCTGGGAGTcctggtccagtggaaggtCACGGCCGAGGGCTACTCCCACACAGAAGGTatgtgggggctgggggaggtggaCGTGGCACAGGGTGAGTGCAGGAGCTGAGGGGTCTGGGGGCTGGAGTGGAGTTTCCCAACACCTGCTTTGCATGCACAGATAAGCGGTTTGGGACACTATGGGCACACAGCATACAAGGGGAGGCCTGGGTGTGTAGAGCTGGGTCTGGTTTGGGTGCCGAGCTGGTTTGGGTGCACTTCCTGGCACTCACAGGCCCCTCTACCCCACAGTGATCATCAGCCGGCAGCAGCGTCGTGTGCAGCTGATGCGCATCAAGCAGCGGGAGGACCgaaaggagaagaagaagaagcgGAGACCCCACCACCCACCGCCCCACCAGCACAAAGCCCACCCACCTGAGCCCGCCTACCGCCGCAAGCCCAACCCTGTGCGCCGCTTCGATGGGGACGTGCTCTCCCCCGTGAGTCCTGCACCCAGGGTAGAGAtctcccccagcctctgcaggcCTTCCTTCTCCATATGGGTGGACTGGGGTGCAGAGAAGGGAGAGGTGCCCAGGCACCAGCCGGCATCCAAGCTCCTCAAGGGACGAGGCTGGGGTATCCCAGGGACCAGGCAGCTCAagaggggctgagctggcacGTGCCCACTGTGGAGCACTTCAGCCTTTGTGAGCAAATGTAAACTGGTGCCCAaaagtgctgcagctgcagtagAAACAGACAGTGGGCAAGGTGTAAAGCATGTGCCCAAGGGATGGGGCTGTGCACCCTGCTGTGGCCAGCCCCCAGAGGGCCTGAGTGCTGGGCTGAGTGGGATTGCACAGGGTtctggggggctgctgcagagcttaGGGTGGAGTGGGATGGAGTGGGCCAGGAGCAGAGCCCCCCTCACTTTCTGTCTTCCCTCTCTCAAGCAGAGCTACATCCAGAGTTTTCGAGAGCGGCAAACAGGGCCATCCCTGAACAGCCTCATCGCCAGCTCCCACGCCGTGGTGGACCTGGACTATGACTGCAGCTCCACCGTGCCCCTCACCACGGGCTCTGGCCCCGCTGTGAGGGTATAAGCCAACCCAGTGACCTCGAGCGACACCAgcaccccagcctgctctgaCAGACCCCCTGGGACAAGTGGGGCTGTGCCCTTGACCCCAGACAACCAACTGCAGCTTGGGGCTGCAGATGGACACCCTTCCTGGGGACATGTGAGACTTGGCTGGGCAAGCCCTGGCTGTCCACGGGGCCCggaggtgctgggggagccCTCCGGCAGGGACTCAGCCCAAGGACTGGGGACACCAGTACCCATGGACGTGTGGTGTGAGTGGCTCTGCTGGGGCGGGGAGTCCCTGAGCCCCTGCTGCTGAGCTTCCCTACGGCCTGGGCATGTTCGTCCTGCATCCCAACATTGCCCTCCCCATATTTGAGCCCCCCTTCCCTGAGTGCAGCTCCCTGCGCCTGTTCCCACCCCATCACACCCCCCAGCGACTCCCCAAGTGCCTGTGCCCCACATCCCTTCCTCAAAGAGCAGGTCCCACAGCCCTTGCCTCCCCAGGGACTTCCCTGAGCATGCGTGCCCTGTCCCACCCTGGCCCtgggagcagctcccaggcagcgCTTCCCAAAACCTGCCTCCTCAGGAGGTCCCCCTGCTCTAGccaccctccctgcctcccagaGTGGCTTGCCTCTCCCCACTTTTCCTGAGCTGGACCGGGGTggtcctggggcaggggctgccagggccgAGTGGTTCCTGAGGTGATGCTGGCAAGTGGTGCCTgtccagcaggagctgcactGGTGGGGTGCACTGCACCCATCCCTctccaaaatgttttgatgGGAGACAGGACACTGGATCCAGCCTTTGGGCAGAGGCTGGGCTGCCTCAGGGATGCGGGGACCCCTGCAGCGTCAGAGGCCGTCGCTGTTTTGCTGGCGACTGGATTTTATAgtggctggggggaggggggcccTGGTGTCAGGCTGAGCCTCCaacaggggcagggcaggagccccTGCCCAAAGCACCACTGTGGGCAGAGGCTACTGCCTTGTATATATTTCTCTTGCTGTgatttgtattaatttattaCGGAGTGAGCCAGGACTTCCCCAtggccaggcaggcaggatggTGTGAGACTGGACTGGGGTGTCCCCCTGTTTTgggccccccagcccagcctggccggccccgctgccccgggaACTGCATGTTTCTGCCAGGCGCCCGTGTCCCTGCAGCGCCGTGCTGCTGTCCCccttttcagtctcttttgTAAATGTGCCAAACGCTGCTGAGGCCATGGCCGCACAGTAAAGAGCCTTTCAGAGCCcggtgtgtggggctgggggatgtGCTGGGAGTGAGGGTGGGGGCCGAGggccaggctccccagggatgctgggtgCGATGCAGAGTGGTGCCACCACCCCTTCTTCTAACTGGAGCTTGGCTTGCTGGGGTGAAAGAAGCCATGTcgggaaaaaatactgtttaatgCAGAGCCCTGCGGCTGGAGCAGACTGGGGATGGTGTCCCTGTATCTACATCCTGGGGGAAGCGTGACccatctcccagcagcagcattcatCTGTGTCTGTGCAGCATGCTGGCTTCTAGCTCCCTGCGGGGACAATAGGAGTcagggagagctgcagcacCCCTGGAGCTGGTGGGGCGCCCAGAAGGGGTGTCCCAGACAAGGGGGGCACAGACCCCTGGTCCCACATCCagcctgctccccccaccccagtatTCGGACCCTCACCCTCCACAAGGAGCCGGGCGGTGGTGCGGTCATCGAAGGCATCACAGGTGTACGAGTCCTCGTCCTCGGGGCCCACGCAGTGGATGATGAGTGTGCGGTAGCAGTCCATAGCACAGATCTCATACTTGCCACTGGCAAAGATCTCGGTGTCTCCGCGGAGCCAGCGCACCCGGCCCCGGGCGTTGGACACGGTGCACTCCAGCGTCGCCTTGTGCCGTGCCAGCACCGTCTTGTCTCGCAGCGGCTTCACAATCCGGATGGGCAGCgctggtgggcaggggggtggccCGTGGGCATCGTGGAGTGAGCAAGCTCCCGTGGGGACCCCAGGGAGCTCAACCTGGTGcatcccagccccagtgctggaGCCTGGGCAGCACTTGCACCCCGTGGTACCTTCCACCTGCAGGCTGGCCTCCGAGGCAGCTGTCCCTGCCACAAAGCGGATGAGTCCCTTGTCCTCCAGGCAgacactgcacagcagcaggaagtGCCGagtccctggggagggggaggctggCTCAAGCGGAAGGTGATGGGCACCCAtggcaggcagggaagcagaaCCCCCCCTgaccccacccccagcttttGTCCACACAAACTCCCTTTGCTTGAATTCGCACCCTCCCAGCCCCAAACAAGGTGtggggctgcctgcacccccccccACCTTCTTGCCGTATCTTCACCGTGCTGGAGACCTTGATTTTCTCCCCGTCTCGGAACCACTCGCCCTTCACGTCCCCATGTGACATCTCGCAGGTGAAGACGGCATTGTCACCCTCCCGCACCTGGGCATCCTGTAGTTCCTGCACGATGCAGACCTGGCGCTCTGCGGGCAAGGGGCAGGGTGCCAGGATGGCCAAGGGTGAGGGGGAGCAGGTTATGGGGGGGCACACGCCACCAGGAGCGGGGTGGCTGTACCTTGCACATGCAGCATGGCGGACGACTGGCAGTCACCCGCGTCGCAGGTGTAGGTGCCGGCGTCAGCCAGCTCGCAGCGGCTCAGCTGCAGGACGCGGCGCCGACCCGCTGAGTAGATGCGGCAGTTGGGCCCTGGCCGCAGCTCCTGCCCGTCCTGCCCGGGGAGAGTGTGCTCAGGGCTGCAAGCAGGCAGCGCTCTGCTGCTttgtccccagctccctgcatgTAGCCCCCGCAGGGAGAGCAGCGGCCAGGGGGTGAAGCAAGGAGGAGGCCatggctgagcagcactggAGGGGATTGGGGTGAACCCTCACCTTGAACCACTTCACCTCCGCGCTGGGGCGAGACAGCTCACACTCAAAGCTGGCGACCCCTGTCTCTGGGACCCCCAGGTCCCGTGGGACCCTCACCATAGTGACTGGAGGCTCTGAGGTAGGAGAACACAAGGCAAGAAGGTTTGGTAGGGGAAAGACATGGGCTtggggctgtggggatggggagctgtgctgggggcacCTCAGCATGTGGTGAGGGTGGCACTTGCTGGGGCACTACCACGGGCACTCATGACTGGTGTCCCAGGTAACCCTGGACCCGGACCCTGGCTGGGAGTCTCCACTGCTCAGCTCACATCTTCTtccatggggacagggagaCACCTGCCAGCAtctgcccagagcagcccagctcagccctggcatCTACCTCGGGACCAAATGGCTGCAGGACCAGCAGTGCCGGTGCCATTTACCCTCCCAAGCCTGCTCCAGTGACTGTACCTCGCACAAGCAGGCAGGCGCTGCAGCGCAGGGTGTCAGTGGTGAAGGTGACAGTGCCAGAGtcctccagcaccagcccctcCAGTGTCAGGCTGTGCCCGCAGCCCTCAGCGGTGATCCGGCGTGTGCTGCTGGGCTTCACCCGGATGCCATCCCGTGTCCACACCCCATGCACGCCAGGGTGAGACAGCTCCAGGTGGAAGGTGGCTGTCTCCTTCTCAAAGGTCTCTATGTCTGCCAGTGGCGTCCGGATCGACACCTTCCGGGCTGCAAGGGACCTGTGTCTGTGAGTGGGTGCCTGCTCCACCGCAGAGCCCTGCTCCCTATCTATGCTTGTTGGAGCAATCCCCTAAATCCAGCCCTTTTTACCAGGCTCCTATCCCTGCCCATCCCTGACCCCCACAATCACCTCTCTGCTTGATGACCCCTTCCAGCCAAGTACCAGCTCTGCCCACACTCCCCCCTACAGCCTGCAGCATCGTTGCAGCAGGTGGAtgccatccccatccccacctccatccccatccccatccccatcatGGTACTCACGCTCCACGCAGAGTTTGGCCTGCGTGCGGTCGTGCAGGCTCTCGCAGCGGTAAGTGCCACGATCGGCAGGGCCAAGGCAGCGGATGGTGAGGGTGCGCCGGCACCCCAACTCTTGCAGCTGGTACTTGCTGCCCGACTGGAGGAGGACGCCCTGCTTCAGCCACTGCACCTCAGCGGCCTCGTGGCTCACCTCCACCTCCAGACATgcttccccctgctcctccGCCACCACGTCCTGCAGCTTCCGCACGAAGAGCACCTGTGCCTCTGCACAGCCCATGCGCCAGGTCAGCAGCCAGCGCCAGGGCTGTGGCCTGGGCTCTGCCCCGGGCTgtgccccagccagctccctccctctcaCCTTGCACACTCAGCCGGGCCGTGCTCACCAGCCCCTCAGCGTTGGCTGTCACAGTGCCCGCGTCAcccagctggcactgctggagaGTGAGGCTGTGGCACAACCCACTCCGTGTCACCAGCAGCCGCTCGTTGGTGGCCACTGGCTGGCCATTCAGCTGCCAGGTCACAGCCACGTCCTCAGGGGACACCAGGCACTTGAAGGTGGCGTCCTCCCCCTCTAGCACTGtcaggctctgcagctctgtgatGATCTCCACCACCCTGGGGACTACAGCCATGGTGTCGGGGCATGGCACTGGGGACTCCCTGTCCTGCAGGGCCACTGAGCATCCCCACAGCCACCTGCCATCACCATCCCTAGCTTCCTCACTGCCCCCACAGCACAAGGGTCCCCAGAGTGGTGGCCAAACCTTGGGCACAGCTCACCCTGCACTGTCAGCGTTGCCAGCGTCTGGTCGTCGTTGGACTCACAGCAGTACTCGCCAGCATCCTCAGGCTCCACGCAGCTCAGCACCAGCGAGCGCTCTCGCCCTTCTGCCATCATCTGCCAGCGGGGGCTGGGTGCCAGCTCCCGCCCATCCTTCCGCCACACCACGTCGCCCCGCGCCTTGCAGAGCTCGCACCACAGCACTGCCCGCTCACCCTGCCGTGCACGCACGTCCGACAGCCCACGCAGGAACTTCACCCGCAGCTCTGCATGGCCAAATGCCCTGCATCGGGATCTGCTGCCGCCCTGGGGCGGGGGGTCCCCgggcacccccaccccactgcccaccTCGGACGCTCACGTCGAACTGCATCTGGTCGTGGGGTGACAGGCAGGTGTAGACGCCGGCATCCTCCTTGGCCACGTTGTGGAGGACGAGGCTGTGCACGCGGCCGTCCCGCCGCAGCTCGCAGCGCTCGTCAGCCACCACGGCCTGCCGCGGGCCCAGCCAGGTGACATCTGCTCGCTCCGTTGAGGTGATGGTGGAGAGCACGACGCTGCcaccctccagcaccagcagcttctCCCGCTCCTCACGTTTGTTCACGAACAGCACAGGCGCCTCTGCGCCAGGGGAGCATCGGGATCAGCCGTGCCCCAACCGGCACACCGCTGTGGGATGGGGGCAGGAAGTGTCCCGGTGCGGGGCAGGGGACTGCTCCTGCGGCATGGGCTGAGGGACACCTCCTGGCTCACCTTTCACATGCAGTGTGAAATGCACCTCGTCTTCACCGGCATCGCAGAGGAAGACGCCGCTGTCGCTCAGCTCTGCTTGCTTGATGGTGAGGCTGCGCGCAGGGCCCTCGCTGCACACCAGCAGCCGCCCACCGGAGCGCAGAGTCTGTCCGTCCTTCTGCCACTGCACCGCTGCCGTCTCCGGGAACAGCCGGGCCACCAGTGTCACGCTGtccccctccagcacctccagtGGGCTCTGCGCCTCCTCCTTGTTGACGATGTGCacggggcgggctggggggagcagaggaCAAGGCAGGGTTCAGGAATGTCCCCACAGCACAGAGCGGTGCAGGGACAGGACTGCTGGAAGCGGAGAGGCAGCAATGCCCATAGTAAGTCactgtggggtgggagggctgtggggctggtgggggtcACGGTGCAtccagctgcaggatgctgtgagTAGCTGGGGGTTGTTGCTGGACTGGTTCGGGGTCACGGTGGAACCAGCCAGGAGTCCTGGTGGGGCATATGTGCAGGCTGGTGGGTCTGGCAGCTCAGGGTCCTTGTAGGGAAAGGGCCCCAGGcggggacagcagcagagcccatTGCAGTGATGATGCATCCCTTCCTGCacaggcagctcagctgctgggttGGGGCCATTAGTTTTGGTGTATCCCTCATCCTGAGACCCTTGCTGGTAGCTGGGACACCTGCCTCCATGAAGCCCCCTCCCACCTTGCCCAGCTCTCCATCTCCAGCTGATAAGGGTCCCAGCTGAGCTCAGCCCttggcagcagaagcaggaggagTGGCGCCTGGGAGCTGGCCAAGGCTAAATTTAACCAGTCCTTGGCTGGGGGAGGCGAGAGGGACATGTCTCGCCACAATCTTGACATGTCCCTTTCTGACTAACGGCTCTTGTGGGGTTGGGAACAGGACTCCCACCCTCCTCTGCCATGCTGCCACCCTGGCCTCTGCCGTCAGTGGGGTCACAGAGGCATCCTCTCCTCTTGCCCAGAGCTATAGCACGATCCCATCATGCTGGGTGTCCCAgggtgctgagctcctgctggCTCACCCGACACCTCCACGCTCATCACTGCACGGTCGCTGGCGGCGTCGCAGACATAGCACCCTGAGTCGCCAGGCTGCACTCCACAGATGGTGAGCTGCCGCAGCACCCCATGAGCCTCAGCCTGCACCCGCTCACCCAGCTGCACCTCCTGGCCATTCCGGAGCCAGCGCACGGTGGCATCGGGCCGGGAGAGCTCACAAGCCAGCACCAGGTCTTCTCCAGCCACCAGGCAGTAATGCTCTGTGGCACCCGTGCTGCTCACGATGGTCACCGGTGGCTCTGGGACTGGAGAGAGGGGCTGTCACCATGggagtggcagcctgtgccaggtgCTGCAATGGCCAGATCCTGTCTGGacctcctctggctgcagctgggcagcgCAGGAGTTTCCACAGAACCCCTACATAGGTGCAGCCCactccctgtgtcccccccaccagcctccccATGCTCGCTGCcgtccagcccagccccacacaaGCCTGGCAGCAGTCAGGGACCCACCTTGGTCCTTGCCCGACTGGCTGTCCCCTCCAGGACCTCCTGCTTACCTTCCACAGTGACAAAGAAGACGATGCTGTCATCGCCGGTGTCACAGAGATActcccctgcatccctgcctgtgGCACCCAGGATGACAAGGGAACGGCGTGCCCCGTCCTCCTCCAGCCGCACACACCCCGTGtcctgcagcttctccccaTCCTTGTACCACTTCACCTCCCCATGGGCATATGAGAGGTGCACCTCCAGCACCATGTCCTCCATGGCCCGGCAATGCCGGTGGGTTGGCAGGATGTCCTTCTCCAGGATCCTGACCAGTGGGTCTGCAGCACCCAACACCAACAGAGTGGGGTTCTCTGGGGTCTGTGCACTCATCAGCCCCCACCACTCTCCCACAGCCTCTTATTCACCTGACACTTGGACAGTGAAGGTCACTGTATCATCGGCAGCAGTGCAGACATACTTTCCAGAGTGCTCGGCTTGGGCTGCGGGGATGAGCAGGCGGCGGTGGgcaccctcctcctccaggaCCAGGGTGCCCCCAGCCTCCAGCCTGATGCCCTCCTT
It includes:
- the TMEM198 gene encoding transmembrane protein 198 isoform X2 gives rise to the protein MPLPGVPRAMTATVQTLRFKLLPHEPGQEWGHSCQQEIERRYQVVPSVVCAMCCLFGIIYCFFGYRCFKAVMFLTGLMFGSIIIFMLCYKERVLDTQLSVEASVGIGLGIGVLCGLVTMLVRSVGLFMVGLLLGLLLAVATLVVMEQFYHPPTVWIPIALLLGVGMLFAVLTLQWQRFFTTLSTAVFGSAVMTVTVDYFIELFLLVQYIYERIKVAPARPVCWYSWVILGVWPLLTTLGVLVQWKVTAEGYSHTEVIISRQQRRVQLMRIKQREDRKEKKKKRRPHHPPPHQHKAHPPEPAYRRKPNPVRRFDGDVLSPSYIQSFRERQTGPSLNSLIASSHAVVDLDYDCSSTVPLTTGSGPAVRV
- the TMEM198 gene encoding transmembrane protein 198 isoform X1, with the protein product MPLPGVPRAMTATVQTLRFKLLPHEPGQEWGHSCQQEIERRYQVVPSVVCAMCCLFGIIYCFFGYRCFKAVMFLTGLMFGSIIIFMLCYKERVLDTQLSVEASVGIGLGIGVLCGLVTMLVRSVGLFMVGLLLGLLLAVATLVVMEQFYHPPTVWIPIALLLGVGMLFAVLTLQWQRFFTTLSTAVFGSAVMTVTVDYFIELFLLVQYIYERIKVAPARPVCWYSWVILGVWPLLTTLGVLVQWKVTAEGYSHTEVIISRQQRRVQLMRIKQREDRKEKKKKRRPHHPPPHQHKAHPPEPAYRRKPNPVRRFDGDVLSPVSPAPRSYIQSFRERQTGPSLNSLIASSHAVVDLDYDCSSTVPLTTGSGPAVRV